One Paraburkholderia caffeinilytica DNA segment encodes these proteins:
- a CDS encoding polysaccharide biosynthesis/export family protein codes for MRWVGRAASVLTTVMATALLSACAVAPGMRMTSSAALPVSSADDAAQPAELQIPITDIDASLIEKMRDTTAQASVDHVRALMVKPSPYTLGVGDVLQITVWDHPELAAALGTQPQTNSRPYDPVQGFLVDDNGNIQIPYAGSIHVEGRRTDEVQQLVYNELAKVFIKPQVTVRVASFRAKQVFVDGEVHTPGAVPINDIPMSLYEAINRAGGFSSSADQSRMILVRDGVSYSLNLSRMLDSDQNPSKVLLKNGDLLRVVSRDDNGVFVMGEVNKPLTAVPMKSGKLTLSDALSQAGSLNTSSADAAQLYVIRGSLETRPQVFHLNARSPVSMLLANQFELQPKDVVYVDGNGLVRFSRVLSLLLPAINAGLTAAVVTK; via the coding sequence ATGCGATGGGTCGGCCGCGCTGCCTCCGTGTTGACTACAGTGATGGCGACCGCATTGTTATCTGCCTGCGCCGTTGCTCCGGGGATGCGCATGACGTCTTCCGCGGCCCTACCTGTATCCAGCGCCGACGATGCTGCTCAGCCAGCGGAGCTACAGATTCCCATAACTGATATTGACGCATCCTTGATAGAAAAAATGCGCGATACAACTGCGCAGGCGAGCGTCGACCATGTTCGCGCCTTAATGGTGAAACCGAGTCCGTACACGCTGGGCGTCGGAGATGTCCTGCAAATAACCGTGTGGGACCACCCCGAGCTTGCTGCGGCGCTTGGTACGCAGCCTCAAACGAATTCTCGACCATACGACCCGGTCCAAGGTTTCCTGGTAGATGACAACGGCAACATTCAAATTCCGTACGCCGGAAGTATCCATGTAGAAGGACGCCGTACCGATGAAGTCCAACAGCTGGTCTATAACGAACTCGCAAAGGTTTTCATCAAACCGCAAGTCACCGTCCGAGTCGCTTCCTTCCGGGCGAAGCAAGTATTTGTCGACGGGGAGGTACACACACCGGGCGCAGTTCCTATAAACGATATTCCGATGTCGCTGTACGAGGCAATAAATCGAGCCGGCGGTTTCAGTTCGTCTGCCGACCAAAGCCGAATGATTCTCGTCCGCGACGGGGTCTCTTACTCTTTGAATCTGTCTCGAATGCTCGATAGCGATCAAAACCCCTCCAAAGTTCTACTGAAGAATGGCGATCTGCTTCGGGTGGTATCGCGTGACGACAACGGCGTCTTCGTCATGGGCGAGGTCAATAAGCCATTGACCGCGGTCCCTATGAAGAGCGGCAAGCTTACCTTGAGTGACGCACTGTCGCAGGCTGGGAGTCTAAACACTAGCAGTGCCGACGCAGCGCAGCTCTACGTAATTCGAGGTTCTCTCGAAACCAGGCCACAGGTGTTTCACTTGAATGCCCGTTCGCCGGTGTCGATGCTGTTAGCCAACCAGTTCGAACTACAACCGAAGGATGTGGTGTATGTGGACGGAAACGGCTTGGTTCGCTTTAGCAGAGTGCTCAGTCTGCTCTTGCCGGCCATCAATGCAGGTCTGACGGCAGCGGTCGTGACGAAATGA
- a CDS encoding YjbH domain-containing protein — MAMKLRGQQLRSAPNALALAAALAFSASAHAADPALNALGQAGGLVIPYGFALPEGTVEAQYNNYIDPRYGKQATGAQMYWGAVGLLPYVEFSGGLANYPADVHAPFSNADHFLFRHLMGDVKVEVPKFFKYQPSIALGISDIGGQTHFFRSKYGVVSQAFGPVTLTAGYGQGDRLDGLFGGAQVSLWNTGLSLFAEDDSKTPYAGVRYQSPRIRWLADANVIGTFMRSIRSTDGVSPRTSFSVGIQIPLGKRFSSARCVDGLCEGSQVPVAQTADADADDDGSIRLASLQPVDMRTATADNNLLAAAPITYVPPLQSYASVMLSDVTAAKSSDAQSPAIPETLDTSALDEIAAQLFAAGLERVRVGMSGRDLVVEYENHRYNQNEADALGIVLGVASVNAPHGADKIHVVIKKANEPLGEVIVDRDAFAQFVAGGAPTAASASLTMHTRPTYDADSIAWHGNEHTHGLTRIQIEPIVSYLYGTEYGNFDISLGANIEGFVPLWRGAELYASYIAPIYNTKNMDEGRVFSNYRLRGGLNAVALAQSFWIVPQVFNVASVGKFDYSYVGVQNETTVFVPGRPDLIRLRLAYLHHEPGHDELPSAKNAELTYRWVQPSWKLWIEAGVARFVGGDKGPVATLTRWFDDVSVSVHGEHSGQGTFVGAAISFPLTLRQGMKPGISQVYGSEEFGLDFRTRVGSTNYLTANAAENMTFPYSTQQYLLNQGRFSGEYFSTQLYRMRDAYLRYGRPGSDGTKPKPQASVPAVSTGAVLSHGVCGNGLQGVSDGRALTPVDCE; from the coding sequence ATGGCCATGAAATTACGCGGACAACAACTCCGATCGGCGCCGAACGCGCTGGCGCTTGCTGCGGCTTTAGCGTTTTCTGCTTCGGCGCACGCGGCCGACCCTGCGCTCAATGCCCTCGGGCAGGCGGGTGGTTTGGTGATTCCGTACGGATTTGCGTTGCCCGAAGGGACGGTGGAGGCGCAGTACAACAACTACATCGATCCGCGCTATGGAAAGCAGGCGACGGGCGCGCAAATGTATTGGGGCGCGGTGGGATTGCTGCCTTATGTGGAGTTTTCCGGCGGACTCGCCAATTACCCGGCTGATGTTCACGCGCCATTCAGTAACGCCGACCACTTTCTGTTTCGTCACCTGATGGGTGACGTCAAGGTCGAAGTACCGAAGTTCTTTAAGTATCAGCCGAGCATTGCGTTAGGTATTAGCGACATTGGTGGTCAGACACATTTCTTCCGTTCGAAATACGGCGTGGTGTCGCAAGCATTTGGACCTGTGACGTTGACCGCCGGTTACGGCCAGGGCGATCGCCTCGATGGCTTGTTCGGCGGCGCGCAGGTCTCGCTGTGGAACACCGGTTTGTCGCTGTTCGCAGAAGACGATTCGAAGACGCCTTATGCCGGCGTGCGCTATCAGTCTCCGCGTATCAGGTGGCTAGCCGATGCGAACGTGATTGGCACATTCATGCGTTCGATCCGTTCGACGGATGGTGTGTCGCCGCGCACGTCGTTCTCGGTGGGTATTCAGATTCCGCTGGGCAAACGCTTTAGCAGTGCGCGGTGTGTGGACGGCTTGTGCGAAGGCTCGCAAGTGCCGGTCGCCCAGACTGCCGATGCCGATGCCGACGATGACGGCTCAATCCGTCTCGCCAGCCTGCAACCGGTGGATATGCGTACCGCCACAGCCGACAACAACTTGCTGGCCGCAGCGCCGATTACATATGTGCCGCCGTTGCAGTCGTACGCGTCAGTGATGTTGAGCGACGTGACGGCGGCCAAATCGTCGGATGCGCAGTCGCCTGCCATTCCGGAGACGCTGGATACCTCCGCGCTCGATGAAATCGCCGCGCAGCTGTTTGCCGCCGGCCTCGAGCGCGTGCGCGTCGGGATGAGTGGTCGCGATCTGGTGGTCGAGTACGAGAACCATCGCTACAACCAGAATGAAGCCGACGCGCTCGGCATTGTGCTTGGTGTAGCGAGCGTGAATGCGCCGCATGGCGCCGACAAGATTCACGTGGTCATCAAGAAGGCCAATGAGCCGTTGGGCGAAGTCATTGTCGATCGCGATGCATTTGCGCAGTTCGTTGCGGGCGGCGCGCCGACAGCCGCAAGCGCCTCGCTGACGATGCACACGCGTCCGACATATGACGCGGATTCGATCGCATGGCATGGCAATGAGCATACGCATGGGCTGACGCGGATCCAGATCGAGCCGATCGTCAGTTACCTGTACGGCACTGAGTACGGCAACTTCGACATCTCGCTCGGCGCCAACATCGAGGGGTTCGTACCGCTGTGGCGTGGCGCGGAGCTGTACGCGAGTTATATCGCGCCGATCTACAACACGAAGAACATGGACGAAGGCCGCGTGTTTAGCAATTACCGCTTGCGCGGTGGTCTGAATGCAGTCGCGTTGGCACAGAGCTTCTGGATCGTCCCGCAAGTGTTCAACGTGGCATCGGTCGGCAAGTTCGATTACTCGTATGTCGGTGTGCAAAACGAAACAACTGTCTTCGTGCCGGGCCGTCCCGATCTGATTCGCCTGCGGCTCGCCTATTTGCACCATGAGCCGGGCCATGACGAATTGCCGAGTGCGAAGAACGCCGAACTGACTTATCGCTGGGTGCAGCCGTCCTGGAAGCTGTGGATCGAAGCGGGCGTGGCGCGCTTTGTGGGAGGAGACAAAGGACCGGTCGCGACGCTGACGCGCTGGTTCGACGACGTATCGGTGAGCGTGCACGGCGAGCACAGCGGTCAGGGCACCTTTGTGGGCGCCGCGATCAGTTTCCCGTTGACATTGCGTCAAGGGATGAAGCCGGGGATCAGTCAGGTGTACGGCTCTGAAGAGTTTGGGCTCGATTTCCGCACGCGGGTGGGATCGACGAATTACTTGACGGCCAATGCGGCGGAAAACATGACCTTCCCGTATAGCACGCAGCAGTACTTGCTGAATCAGGGCCGCTTTAGCGGTGAGTACTTCTCGACCCAGCTTTACCGGATGCGTGATGCGTATCTGCGTTACGGACGGCCTGGTAGTGACGGAACGAAGCCGAAGCCGCAAGCGAGCGTGCCTGCTGTGTCGACGGGTGCTGTGCTTTCACACGGCGTCTGTGGAAACGGTTTGCAGGGTGTAAGCGACGGACGGGCGTTGACGCCGGTCGATTGTGAATGA
- a CDS encoding glycosyltransferase family 4 protein yields MDVPKVLDLDDLLSERYRQFLVNGCKQTVFGTFSKRTPKSLLVVEPLLRRLILERERRMMARREISTPNRFDVTFLTSETEASQLRGDGTNARVYANPQAAIASAYDWRMTGHAEKLVQCFFIGNLHTSQNLASLKFIVREIMPIVLDQGLDIHVHVVGEYDARAIEAASGCNRVTMHGFISDLSEVVQRCSIALLPIAEGTGVKTKILDAMAMGIPVITNGLGVEGLSVVHERDLLIAETAREIADQIFRLNLDSVLGERLSEQAKSYVARNHDPTLLRERFREHVFTALEVGRARLTYSSPGAVSR; encoded by the coding sequence ATGGACGTGCCGAAAGTGCTCGATCTTGATGATCTTCTATCTGAGCGTTATCGCCAGTTTCTGGTCAATGGATGCAAGCAGACGGTATTCGGGACATTTTCGAAGCGAACTCCGAAGTCGTTGTTGGTGGTTGAGCCTCTCTTGAGAAGACTGATTTTGGAGCGAGAGCGAAGAATGATGGCGAGGCGTGAGATAAGTACGCCAAATCGGTTCGATGTGACTTTTCTGACCTCTGAAACTGAGGCGAGTCAGCTTCGCGGTGACGGCACAAATGCGAGGGTGTACGCAAATCCGCAGGCAGCCATAGCATCCGCCTACGATTGGAGAATGACCGGTCATGCTGAGAAATTAGTTCAATGTTTCTTCATTGGAAATCTGCACACATCCCAGAATCTCGCCTCCTTGAAATTTATAGTTCGCGAGATTATGCCGATCGTACTTGACCAGGGATTGGATATTCACGTTCACGTTGTCGGTGAATACGACGCCCGAGCGATCGAGGCGGCGAGCGGATGCAATCGTGTGACGATGCACGGATTCATCTCTGATCTCTCGGAAGTCGTACAGCGCTGCTCGATTGCACTTTTGCCCATTGCGGAAGGCACCGGAGTCAAGACGAAGATATTAGATGCTATGGCCATGGGAATCCCTGTCATCACGAATGGATTGGGGGTTGAAGGGCTTTCCGTCGTGCACGAACGAGATCTATTGATTGCCGAGACTGCGCGGGAGATTGCAGATCAAATATTTCGCTTGAATCTGGATAGCGTGTTGGGAGAGCGTTTGTCCGAACAGGCCAAGAGCTACGTTGCCAGGAACCATGATCCGACACTGCTGCGCGAGCGGTTTCGGGAACATGTTTTTACGGCTTTAGAAGTGGGGCGAGCCCGACTGACGTATTCGTCTCCGGGTGCGGTAAGTCGCTAG
- a CDS encoding polysaccharide biosynthesis tyrosine autokinase, which translates to MNNLAQDFRSHEDDSDALDLSAVVDVVIENRYWISAIVGVFLLLGGLYSFLRSPIYRADVMVQIEDGTSSTSNGLLANIAPLLDMKSSADAEIQLLGSRLVVSAAVDKLHLFINANPRYFPIVGKWIAGHNKKMSEPGLFGIGGFVWGAESIDVSTFDVPRVMEDDLFRIEVLGNGRFELSGADLDGPATGVVGETLNVQTSSGPIVLRVMALDGGKGAQFDLTRSSRLETITRLQEKLDITQKGKDSDVLSATYDGTDPELVSRVMNEIGAQYVKQNVLRKTEEAQRSIDFLDVQLPLLAEKLRQSEDKYNKTRQHLSTVNLGDEAGLVLQQSVEVETQLTALRQKRTDLGSRFATTHPAMQALDAQIAALETRSKDIDAQIKQRPLIEQNVLRDTRDVQVNQELYLTLQDNLQQLKLVKAGKVGSVRLVDAAPVPEKPIWPRAIVIIPLAFLGGLFVGFAVALVRSRLFGGVSDSRDIERILGINVYATVPISTEQRRIDRRIGSAGGKTTLLAVQFPNDPAIESLRSFRTALQFSMVESTNNRVMFTGSLPGVGKSFVSANCAAVLALSGRKILLIDADVRKGHIHRYLGLGRSAGFAELLAGVVDEGTAIQRTDVPGLEFISAGAVSTNPGEIFHSGRLVGLINSLSSKYDLVIIDTPPVLAVADAAVLAPHCGATFLVALAGSTKVAELGESAKRLAQVGVYAKGVVFNGVNPALGKYGYGSAYGGYRHAEYTYGK; encoded by the coding sequence ATGAATAATCTAGCCCAGGATTTTCGGTCTCACGAGGACGATTCTGACGCACTCGATCTGTCAGCGGTGGTCGATGTCGTGATAGAAAATCGTTATTGGATATCTGCAATTGTTGGAGTTTTTTTGCTCCTCGGTGGGCTTTACTCGTTTCTTCGCTCCCCAATCTACCGCGCAGACGTCATGGTGCAGATTGAAGATGGCACGAGTTCGACGAGTAACGGTCTACTTGCAAATATAGCCCCTTTGCTTGACATGAAGTCATCGGCAGATGCTGAGATCCAGCTATTGGGATCGCGGTTGGTGGTCTCGGCTGCGGTGGACAAACTGCACTTGTTTATAAACGCAAATCCACGATATTTTCCAATTGTCGGGAAATGGATTGCAGGCCACAACAAAAAAATGTCAGAGCCTGGTCTGTTTGGCATTGGAGGATTTGTCTGGGGCGCTGAATCAATCGATGTCAGTACGTTCGATGTTCCACGCGTCATGGAAGATGATCTCTTTCGAATCGAAGTATTGGGCAACGGGCGATTTGAATTGTCAGGCGCTGACCTTGATGGTCCGGCTACCGGCGTGGTAGGCGAAACGTTGAATGTACAGACATCGTCTGGTCCAATTGTCCTCCGGGTGATGGCGCTTGATGGTGGGAAGGGTGCGCAATTTGACTTGACGCGTTCGTCTCGCCTGGAAACGATCACGCGTCTCCAGGAAAAGCTGGATATCACACAAAAGGGCAAGGACTCCGATGTACTCTCTGCGACCTACGACGGAACTGACCCGGAACTTGTTAGCCGTGTCATGAACGAGATCGGCGCACAGTACGTGAAACAAAACGTGCTGCGGAAGACCGAAGAGGCGCAGCGATCAATCGATTTTCTGGATGTTCAACTCCCACTGCTCGCCGAAAAACTCCGCCAATCGGAGGATAAATATAACAAAACGCGCCAGCATCTCAGTACGGTCAATCTAGGTGACGAAGCTGGGCTCGTGTTGCAGCAGTCGGTAGAGGTGGAGACTCAGTTGACGGCGCTTCGACAAAAGCGAACTGACCTCGGCTCGCGATTCGCCACGACTCACCCGGCTATGCAAGCGCTCGATGCGCAAATTGCCGCACTTGAAACCCGTTCGAAAGATATCGACGCTCAGATCAAGCAGCGGCCGCTTATCGAGCAAAACGTATTGCGTGATACGCGTGACGTGCAGGTGAATCAGGAACTCTACTTAACACTTCAGGACAACCTCCAGCAATTGAAATTGGTGAAGGCCGGCAAAGTCGGTAGTGTGAGGCTTGTCGATGCCGCTCCAGTTCCGGAAAAGCCGATATGGCCGCGCGCGATTGTCATCATTCCGCTGGCGTTCCTAGGGGGGCTCTTTGTCGGCTTCGCAGTCGCTCTGGTGAGAAGCCGGCTATTTGGCGGTGTTAGCGATTCACGCGACATTGAGCGCATTCTGGGTATCAACGTGTATGCGACGGTGCCGATCAGTACGGAGCAGCGGCGCATTGATCGAAGAATTGGATCAGCCGGTGGAAAGACGACACTACTTGCCGTGCAGTTTCCAAACGATCCCGCCATTGAAAGTCTTCGTAGCTTCAGGACCGCATTGCAATTTTCGATGGTCGAGTCAACGAATAATCGGGTGATGTTTACGGGCTCTCTACCCGGCGTGGGAAAGTCGTTTGTCTCTGCAAACTGTGCTGCCGTTCTTGCACTATCTGGTCGGAAAATTCTTCTTATCGACGCTGACGTCCGGAAGGGACATATTCATCGCTATCTAGGCTTAGGTCGCTCTGCAGGATTTGCAGAATTGTTAGCGGGTGTTGTCGATGAGGGTACGGCGATCCAACGGACAGATGTACCAGGTTTGGAGTTCATTTCCGCCGGCGCTGTTTCGACCAACCCTGGTGAAATATTTCACTCGGGGCGTCTGGTCGGCCTGATAAATAGCCTGTCTTCGAAATATGACCTTGTGATTATCGATACGCCTCCTGTACTGGCGGTGGCGGATGCCGCGGTACTGGCGCCGCATTGCGGAGCTACTTTTTTGGTGGCGCTGGCGGGATCCACGAAAGTGGCTGAACTAGGCGAGTCTGCGAAGCGCCTAGCCCAGGTCGGTGTGTACGCGAAAGGCGTGGTGTTCAACGGAGTCAATCCAGCGCTCGGCAAGTACGGCTATGGGTCCGCGTATGGCGGCTATCGCCACGCGGAATACACATACGGGAAATAG
- a CDS encoding carboxypeptidase regulatory-like domain-containing protein: MKLLNGATLRTLQFGSIVLATSALVACGGGTSSGGSPVGTVGGTAAVGAALANASITLTCKNGSGSATANSNGAYSATFAFDGPCAITATGGAVTIHSFAAGTGTYNVTPLTELLLDYLAGQLGTTVSGLLSGITSNASYQSALSNSTVIASAQAAVATLIKNTYGITLSSSSFLTVSFTPGAPGADADLDALLAAGAITSNGQPAASLASAAQAAGAAAPIGSGSSGSTSGTTGGTGGSGGTGTVTK; this comes from the coding sequence ATGAAGCTTCTAAATGGCGCGACGCTGCGCACGCTGCAGTTCGGATCGATAGTGCTTGCGACCAGTGCGCTGGTTGCATGCGGTGGCGGGACCAGTAGCGGCGGCTCGCCGGTCGGGACGGTGGGTGGTACGGCTGCTGTCGGCGCAGCGCTGGCTAACGCAAGCATCACGCTGACTTGCAAGAACGGTTCGGGTAGTGCAACGGCAAATTCGAACGGTGCTTACTCGGCCACGTTTGCCTTTGACGGTCCTTGCGCGATTACGGCGACCGGTGGCGCGGTCACGATCCATTCGTTTGCAGCCGGCACGGGTACCTACAACGTGACACCGCTGACGGAATTGTTGCTGGACTACCTGGCGGGGCAATTGGGTACGACGGTTAGCGGGTTGCTTTCGGGGATCACGTCCAACGCGTCGTATCAGAGCGCGTTGTCGAACAGCACGGTGATTGCGAGTGCGCAGGCGGCTGTCGCGACGCTGATTAAGAACACGTATGGGATCACGCTTTCTTCTTCGTCGTTCCTGACGGTTTCGTTTACGCCGGGGGCGCCTGGGGCGGACGCGGATCTCGATGCGTTGCTGGCGGCCGGGGCGATTACGAGTAATGGGCAGCCGGCGGCTTCGTTGGCTTCCGCTGCGCAGGCGGCTGGGGCGGCGGCGCCGATCGGGAGTGGGAGTAGTGGGTCGACGAGTGGGACGACGGGTGGAACGGGGGGGAGTGGGGGGACGGGGACGGTGACGAAGTAG
- a CDS encoding low molecular weight protein-tyrosine-phosphatase, whose product MNISSILVVCTGNICRSPMAAGVLRDALPRISVKSAGLQALIGQPADRIAIELLRTRKIDISPHRAQQLNGWLCSTADLILVMDNEQKSAIERHSPVLTGRVYKLGHHENLDIPDPYKKGQKAFERSLNLIDASVERWAQYIEYLEMAR is encoded by the coding sequence ATGAACATCTCTAGCATCTTGGTCGTTTGCACCGGAAACATATGTCGCAGTCCTATGGCGGCAGGAGTGTTGAGGGATGCATTGCCGCGTATCAGTGTGAAGTCGGCAGGATTGCAAGCTTTGATCGGGCAGCCCGCGGACAGGATTGCAATCGAATTGCTTCGCACACGAAAGATCGATATTTCGCCGCATAGGGCACAGCAATTGAACGGTTGGCTATGTTCAACAGCAGATCTGATCCTTGTTATGGATAACGAGCAAAAGAGTGCAATCGAGCGGCACTCTCCGGTACTAACTGGAAGGGTATACAAGCTCGGTCATCATGAAAACCTCGATATACCAGACCCCTATAAGAAGGGGCAGAAGGCGTTTGAACGGTCTCTCAATCTTATTGACGCTTCCGTTGAGCGATGGGCCCAGTACATCGAATACCTGGAAATGGCGCGGTGA